The Epinephelus lanceolatus isolate andai-2023 chromosome 16, ASM4190304v1, whole genome shotgun sequence nucleotide sequence ttgtgatccgaCCACCTAAGATGCATCtaaataccaggtgtaaacaggacCGATAACTGAGCAGAGAAGTGACTTTAAGAGATCACTTATCAAATCTCCAAAAAGAGCAGATTCTATGTCACCAAAAACATGTCTCCATGATGTTCACTGACCCGGATGCGTTTGATGCCAGCCCTGGTGACTTGCTGACAGTCGTAGAGCTCAATGCGCTCCAGACGATGGCAGCTCTTCAGGTGTTCCAGGGTCACATCAGTGATGAGGGGGCAGTTGTCCAGCTCCACCACGGTGAGGCGCTCTTGGCCGCAGGTGCTGCTGCTCAGAGCTCTGATGCCATCGTCTGTGATCAGCTCGCAGTGGGACAGGGACTGTCCATCCGGGACACAGCAAACAGGGTTGAAGACACACAGATAGCTGGATTAAAGCTCCATAAGCATGCACACAAGCTAAGGCAGAACCTGGCACAAAATCAGAACTGCAGGAGTGAATGTTTACCAGTGCTTGCAGGCGAGGGCAGTGGATAGACAGCTGAACCAAGGTGTTATCTGTTACCTGAGGAGAGGACAAGCTTCATTAACGAACTGTTCTCACATGTCTCCACACAGTTTGTTCGCAACGTTACATAATTCACAGTTTGTGGAAAGCATGTGTTGCAGGTTCGTGTCTAGTTTTGTATCCTGCTAAAACTTATTTTGCCTTTGACACTCCATttttgtcctcctctctgctttctGTCAAAATCTATTTAAATACTGAAGTCACTGGCTGGAAACATAACTCTGTCATGCACACAATCACATCTGCCTTTTTCCAACAATCTAATCTCTACCCACACAAATCAATCAAAGCCAAAAATCAAAGCAGATTCAACACAGATAAATACCATGAGCATGATGTTGGGAATAAAATAGGAAACCACAAACTGTCTTACCAAAATACATTCTTCCAAGTCCATTTTTTCAAGCTCATGACAATTCTGTGAAAGAAACAGAGATAATTCAATTAAACTCAGAAATGGTCTAAATGACCCCAAGAAACAGTTCACAAAAGAGAAAACAGGACACAGAGAGCAATCTGAAACTCACCCTGGCCAGAACAGTGAACCCAGCATCAGTAACATGCGAGCATCGTGCAGCTTCAAGGATCCTgagaacacacagacaaacacaaaatcatCAGCCAGCATATTGTACGGGTTTTAATCAGACCTGAGATCCTTGTCAGACTGTAACCTTGTCTGTTCAACAGAATAATTTATTTCCAAGCCTTAGACAGCATGTGGgaccttttctttttgttcacCCTGACGTGACTGCTCTGATGCACCTGTCTCTCAAGACATTTACACGTTCTCAAGCATGTGGGAGGAcaacactgataaaaaaaaaaagagacttaCAATGGATTCTGGCATTTTCAGGCTGCTAAAATTACACGCAGAACCACAAATACCTAAGTTGATCCCAGTCCATTAGGGGAAAAGACAGTAGTCACACTGCTCGAGAAGGATGTTTTGTGGACACTGAAGCAAGCTGCTGCTGTCCTTGTGAAGGATGGTGggacaggtgtgttttgctcACTTGAGTCGGGGACAGTTGAGTCCCATTGCAGTGAGGGAGGCATCAGTGATGTTACTGCAGCCAGACACACAAAGGATCTGTAGCTTGTGGCATCCTCGGCACAGACTGACCAAGCCTTCATCCGTTATCTGCTGGAGGCGACAGACGCAGGAGacaaattacaaaaacacagaggcatACAGACGCAGCCCTCATGCATTATTATCAgtctcctcccctccccccaTCCCACAACTTACAGTGCAAGACTGCATATTGATGGTGGTGAGTTCTGGGCAGTGTTTCTGAAGGTGCTTCAATGCTCCATCTTCCAGctgtattaaaataaaacaaaaaatgcatcgtactgttaaaaaaaacctaaatcaataatcagtaacttatgtatgtgtctgtgtttttgtgtcttgatGGGAGAAACCTTTCCTCCTTTTCCAAATCAATAATATGTGACTACTGTCCTTTCTGAGCCCCCAACAATTATTTAAGGGGGTttcatgggttttttttcttcaggcaAGAAAAACAgactttggtttaaaaaaaactgagcaCACAGCCTGAAGAAAATATTGGCTCTACAGAGgcagcagaaaaagaaaatgccagCCTGACACAAACCACTacatcaacaaaaaaacaaccagtaaGATTAAGTTAAAAATTTCATCGGATGGAAAATGTACTGTTGGGAACAGTAAGTAGGGAAAAGGGCACATTTCTCCTCAATAAGGGCTGCGTGACTTTTTTTAGCAATGGGAAAGAAGTGTAGGGTATATTGTGGTTTTGGTTTTTATCTTAGATAATGTGGGGATAAATAAGTATTTGTTCTGAGTATTCTGtaggtttgttttaaaatttTCCACAGCTGAGGCACAGCGTTAACCACCAGAGGACTGTGTTTACAGTAAACTGTAGTGAACAGTGTCATCTGGCAGCAGGTAACACAGTAACGTCTTAATGCATGGAGAGATAAAAACCAAGTCAGGTGTCTTAATCTACTCCTTTTAAGAAATCTTGATATTTTATGGTGAAAATTTGTAAGAAAAAACAGCCTAAATAAAATTATGGTCTTGTGACTGTATTTTTTGGGCTACCTAAAGGTTGAACTGGAattgtatgtcaaaaaatgtatttcaacaTGGTATAAAAGCACTCCCTATTGataaagaagacacaaaatgcctgctaaaagaaaaaaaatgactgtaCCTGTGTGCAGCCTCTGAGGAACAGTGCTCGTAAACCATTACAGCCTCTAGCCAGAGCCTCGATGCCATCACGTGTGATCTGGTCACACCATGACAAATTCAACATCTCCAGCATTCTGCAGCCATCGCTGAGCATCCGCACAGAGACGAATAAGACAAAACACAGAGGACATGTGAATTGAATGGAGATATGTctgatattatattatattatattatattatattatattatattaaggGCTTGAGGAGGAATTAAGAACATTTTCTTAAAGAGAATAATGGTGGTCATGTTATATGGGTTTGGGTAACAATACCAAGTGTGCAAACACTACCTGAGGGCCTTAAGGGAGTGGTTGCTGATAGACACACAGGACGTGAGATCTAGCTGTTTGAGTTTGGAACAGAACTTGCTGAGGCTGAGACAGGTGCTGTCTGTGATCTTGGTGCAGCCGTTCAGGTTCAACACTTCAATGTTTCTGCAGTTCTGAGCAAACGTCCTGGAAAACAGTTGAAACAGTAGACAGGGACGAAGGGGAATTACTCAAGAGTCGCTTTATTGAATAAGTAAGAAGTCAGATGCCAAGAGATGCTCAGGAGCTAATTAACAGAGTTATCTACAGGCCCTTGGGAGGTTGTTGTACACCTAATACACGTTTCTTATTTTATTCTCCAAGGATCAGCTTGTACTTCTTTAAAGGCACaggtcaccaaaaaaaaaaatcaaaaacacatatttttcctcataTACTTAGTAATATttgtctagattgttttggtgtgaattgtCGAGTGATGGAGATATCTGCTGTAGAGATGTCGGCCCTCTCAGATATAAtgcaactagatggcactcagcttgtggtactCAAAGCGCCGAAAACGTACAACtaacaaactcaacagcaatgtctctttcctgaAATCATGACATGGTTACCCacaataatccacagaccttattttgagcagtttcatgtaggaacgaTTTCCTGTCTACCGAACTACATCCGCCAACcttatcaccatgcagaagaaGTGTGCACCtcctcatggacgagaggcctGTGCTTATGACAGCGCAAGAAGCTGatattaatggcatcctcctcagctgagctgtaatattagctagctcagtggtgctatgtgagctagcagtaggtgcacgcttccttctgcatggtgattcagttggcaggtgtagttcagtagaaagaaaatagttcctacatgaaactgctcacaacgagGTCTGTAGAtgatcttgagtaactgggtcatgatttttggaaagacacattattgttgagttttcaaatgtatgtttttggcgctttgagcactacaagctgagtgccatctagttccattatattggagagaaggcagacatctctacagcgaATATctgcaacactcagcaactcacaccaacacaatctagactgataaatagcaacAGAGGTAAGAGGAATCatatagggttttttttttaaatttgaggtgggctgtccctttaaatcagTTGCTTATAGAGGTGATAAATATCTTCAGGTAAAACCATGAAAATGAACAGATCAAGAGGTACAACTGttatatatacaaaaaaaattatACCCCATTGttcttcatttgtcttttttgttttcacagtaaaGTGAGATTAAATGCAATTAGAAAAAAAGAGTTTCTTGTATAGAGTCCCCTGGGACTGAGGAGGCCCGAGCCATTTAAACTTTTAACATAACCACTTTAAACAACAAACTGTAATCAAACTAACAAGAGgtcaaattaaaaacagtagAACTCTTATTATGTCAGTGTATGCCAGAGAGACAATGACAATCTCACTTCATGGAGGCATCTCCGACACTCAGGCAGCCCCTGAGGCTCAGCTGCCTCAGGAAGCCTCCGCAACGCTTTGAAATGTTCTCCACCACCCGCCCCTGAGAGAGATGGACAGATAGAtggagagacacaaagagagagagagagagagagtgatatGACTTGGGCCACAGGACAGAGGATCAGCCGTGACGTCACAGTCGGCACCAAAGCCTACCGACACAGCGATAAGCCTTGGGCTGGATAATGCTACTCAACAAGCACAcacgtgctgcacacacacacacacacacacacacacacacacacacacacacacacaaatactgtcCATTCTACCCTTTCACTCTTCCTCTTATTCTGTTTCACAAACACATCCCTCACCTCTATGTCTGTCTGGAAGTTGAACAAGTCAATCTTCTGCCAGTTACTGCCATCTAGGGCCAGGACATTCCACGCCTGAGACGGAGACAGACAGGTtgtggacagagacagacatgtaGGTCAGTGAATGGTGACTCTGTTATCATAAAATGCACAAGAAATGACTGAACATAGCAGCTCAGCCTCTATGTGTCTGACTCTGTGTATGCATTGACTATgccctctttgtgtttctttgttctTGGAGCAGGTGCACGAGCTGCTGTTTTCACATCTTACTTCCATCTAGAACCTCtttaatgtgaggatttgcttcttttctctgtttgggacattgtgtaaaacgcacataaaacaaaatgcaatgaTTCGCAATCTTTTTCGACATATAGTGGGGTAAATAAGGGCTCAACATGTCAAGTTTTCTTTCATTAAACATATTTCAAATGCAGCTTTTTGCATGAAATTTAGACCAGAGATTACCAGGTCTTAACTCAATAAAACTACACTGATAGAGAAATCATAATATTTCAATCCATAACaattatgtgcaataaagtgAAATGATGACACAGCAAAAAAGCATTCGACATGCTAGCTGAAATTTATTTTACACTTGGAGAAGCCTTTGCTTGCAATGCCAGCTTCAAGGCGCTTCCTGTCTGAAGAAATAATCTGTCACAGTGTGCAGGTGGGATTTTGCCCCATTtttcacacagacagttttttaagttaaaattgaagattttgggGGGCCTGCTTGTGAATCTTGAGAAAAGAAATGTCACTCAAACCTCAACAAgtagtgtcctcagttcccaaacacttactgagtgttgttaaaagaaaaggggATATAACACAGTGGCCCCAACTTTTTTGTAATCGCAGTTGTAAACTTAAAATATCTGGattttggtcagacaaaacCACACACCTGAAAACTTCCAGAGCTCCAGAAAATTGATAATGAGCATGTTTCCCTGTTGTTTGATATCTAATAGACGAAATAACCGAACAATTTATCGGCTAAATGATCATCAGAATGACACCTGCATGAAGCTGTGCAGA carries:
- the fbxl2 gene encoding F-box/LRR-repeat protein 2 isoform X2; protein product: MNGITKGRFEVFSNSDEAPINKKLPKELLLRIFSYLDVVTLCRCAQVSKAWNVLALDGSNWQKIDLFNFQTDIEGRVVENISKRCGGFLRQLSLRGCLSVGDASMKTFAQNCRNIEVLNLNGCTKITDSTCLSLSKFCSKLKQLDLTSCVSISNHSLKALSDGCRMLEMLNLSWCDQITRDGIEALARGCNGLRALFLRGCTQLEDGALKHLQKHCPELTTINMQSCTITDEGLVSLCRGCHKLQILCVSGCSNITDASLTAMGLNCPRLKILEAARCSHVTDAGFTVLARNCHELEKMDLEECILVTDNTLVQLSIHCPRLQALSLSHCELITDDGIRALSSSTCGQERLTVVELDNCPLITDVTLEHLKSCHRLERIELYDCQQVTRAGIKRIRAHLPEIKVHAYFAPVTPPPSVHGGGQRLCRCCIIL
- the fbxl2 gene encoding F-box/LRR-repeat protein 2 isoform X1, which encodes MNGITKGRFEVFSNSDEAPINKKLPKELLLRIFSYLDVVTLCRCAQVSKAWNVLALDGSNWQKIDLFNFQTDIEGRVVENISKRCGGFLRQLSLRGCLSVGDASMKTFAQNCRNIEVLNLNGCTKITDSTCLSLSKFCSKLKQLDLTSCVSISNHSLKALSDGCRMLEMLNLSWCDQITRDGIEALARGCNGLRALFLRGCTQLEDGALKHLQKHCPELTTINMQSCTQITDEGLVSLCRGCHKLQILCVSGCSNITDASLTAMGLNCPRLKILEAARCSHVTDAGFTVLARNCHELEKMDLEECILVTDNTLVQLSIHCPRLQALSLSHCELITDDGIRALSSSTCGQERLTVVELDNCPLITDVTLEHLKSCHRLERIELYDCQQVTRAGIKRIRAHLPEIKVHAYFAPVTPPPSVHGGGQRLCRCCIIL